In the Bacteroidota bacterium genome, TTAACGGTAAAATTCACTGCATTGGAACAGTTGTTTGCATCCTTAACAGTTAATGTATACGTACCCGCAACTAAACCGGTAAAGAAATTATTGCTCTGATAAGTTACACCTCCATTTACACTATATTCCAACGGTGCCACTCCGCCTACTCCCGTCGCTGTTGCAGTTCCGTTATTAGTTCCACAAATTGCATCTGTTTTAACGCAGGTAACAGTTGGCCCATTCGAATTTAAAATGGTAACTTGCTTGGTATTGAAACACCCATTTACATCCTTTACAGTTATTGTATAAATTCCTGCAATTAAACCAGAAAACACCCCGCTTGCTTGAAATGTAACACCATCTTTACTATAACTATATGGAGCGGTTCCAAGTGATCCACTTGCTGTAATAGAACCGGTTGAATTTCCACAAGTAGTATTAACACTTACAATTCCAATAGTAGGTCCGGGTAAAGTAAAATTGGTTACTGAAACAATTCCACTGCAAACTAAATTAATAAATGCCTTTATAGTATAAGTCACATTGGGACTCAAACCATTAAATGTGCCTGTTGTATTGGATGCTAATTGAGTGGTTCCTGAATACAAGGTATAAGTAACAGTGGCACTTACCGGTGGTGCAGGGCTTATTGATGAGGTAACCGAAAGTGTGGCACAATTAGGATTGGTGAGTATACTGTAGGTAACATTTGTACACGCATAAGAAGCCACATCAAACGATGCCACAAATCCATTTCCACTGGCATAAAGTAACTTTTGTGATTCGTAATATGCAAGATCGTAAACAGATGCAGTTCCAAAACCGGGAATGACAATATCTGCGGCAGCGGCATCATTAAAAGTGCTGCCATTAAAATTATATACTTTTATTACGCCATTGGTTGAACCAACAAACACATTGTTACATTCATCTGCAATTATACCTCCACACATCAACGAGCCGTTTGCCGCAATCGTAATCGGTGTTCCAATTCCTGAGCCGGAAGCTTTATCAAAAGCCTTCAAATTTTTCCCATCCCAATAAAAAAAGTAAGATGAATTAACTGCCAGAATATTTGCTGAGTTATCAATTTGAGGTCCTGCCAAATAAGGCCTATTTTGAATTTCTTGCACTGCGGTGTACCCGGATGGAGTACTCCATGAAACAGAAGCACCACTGTAAGGAGCGGTATTCTTATATATCTTATTTGTAAGAGAAGTAGTCCCAATTAGGGAAGCATACATGGTGTACATCTCATTGTTCAAAGGATCAATGATTAAATCCACCATATCCTGCGCCCATCCTGTGGAGCCGGAATATGCAATCCCCGTAACATTATTTGAACTCACAACAGTAGAGGGTGGTGTGCAAACCCCCATATTTATATTAGAATTTGTTCCACCACCTGCAATTAATAATTGGGCTGAACCAAAGTTGCAATTCCAATACATTTTCCAATTCTCCATAAAACTTGGATTGGCTGTGCTCACATAATTATCGTACAAGCCGGTAGTACTCATTCGTATTATTCGAAATCCGCCGCCGGGTGCAAAACCTTGACCGAGATAAACATTTCCAGTGGTTTTTTCCACCACCCATCCCCCATAATAAGTACCAAAACTCCAAGTAGGCAAGGTCATCGAACCGTTAAATGTCCATTGCAATGCACCTGTTGCGTCAAATTTTGCCAACTTATATACGGTACCATCTCCACCACCGGTAACATAAACGTTACCTGCATAATCAAAATCAACATCCTTAGCTTTACCCAAATTTGCCCCGGTTAGCGTTGCAGTAGAACTCACAAATGGGTCAATTACCAGTGCTTTGCTGTGATCATAAGAATCTGGAAATTCAAAGGATAGCACTTTATCATTCAAATTGAACTTCACTTTAAGGGTTTCAGTGGCAATAGATTGATTTTTGTAAAAAGCAATTGGAGCAGTAATGCTAATCTTATCGAAATCCGATTTAACGATGCAATCTCCATTAGCATTTATGCGTATTTTTTTTACATCACCCGCATATTTCATTTTCACTTTACTTATATCCGCACCGGCTTGTGCTATAATTTTATATTCAAATCCGGCAGCTTTACTTGGATCCAAAGAAAGCTCCACATCAATTCCATCGTACAAATTAGCATAGGTAATTTTTTTGTACCCTTTCGCCTTACTAGTTAAGAAACCGTAAGTATGATAAGCCGTTTCAGGTGTTGAAGTAATAATTTCACAATCCGGATTTGCATCCAACCACTCCATCACCACCGTGCGGTCTATGGCTTTTAATTGTTCCAACTCCTCCTCTTTTGTGCCTTTCTTGCCCGATTTTTTTTCTTCTCGTTCCGCTGCTTCTCGCTCCTCTTCACTTGGGCCTACAAGCTTTCTTTGCAGATGAATGATTCCTTTAGACGTAAACAAAACCGGCATTTCAAAGCCTTCATAACCGTACTGAATTTTACCCATAGTTGCATAGTTGGGCATATCATTTCCATATTGCCCAACATTTTCAATAAATTCGCCTAATGAAGAGAATACATCTGCTTTGGTAGTATTCTCACCACTTAGTGAAGTGGCTGTTGGTGTAGTGATAAACTGTGCAGTGGCTGTCTTTACAAAAATTGAGGACGATAGACCTAAAAATAATGTGACAAAAGATTGGAGGAGAAATTGCTTTCCTTTAGAAACTAGATGCTTGGGTAAAAAACACACGAGTGCTGATGGTTTTATTAAATTCGACTATAAAATTAAACTACGTATCAATAGTTCTACGTGATATTTATCATGTCTGCTTAAAAATTTAGCCACATAAGGAAATACATATTACCAACAGGTAAATTTTATATCTGAGCAATTTTTCTCTTATTTGTATTTGATTCAGAAAGGCTATGAAAATTGTTATCCTCACCCAGTATTTTCCTCCTGAAGTAGGTGCGCCTCAAAACCGACTTTTTGAGTTAGCTGTTCGTTTGCAACGTAAAGGTGCCGAAATAACAGTTTTAACTGCCATGCCCAATTATCCGCAAATGGTGATTCAAAGCCATTACAAAGGCAAATTCTATTGTAAGGAAGAAATCGAGAATATTCGGGTTCATCGTGCTTGGATTTTTGTGAGTAAAAGCAAATCCATTTTGCTGCGCCTTTTAAACTATTTTTCATTTGTTTTTTCATCCTTTTGGATTGGACTTTTTAAACTTAAGAGGCACGATTATTTACTCTGTGAAAGTCCTCCCTTGTTTCTAGGCATTTCTGCTTACCTCTTAAAAAAAATAAAAGGCTCCAAACTCATTTTTAATGTTTCCGACTTGTGGCCTGAAAGTGCTGAAAAATTAGGACTTGTAACCAATAAAACTTTTTTAAATGCAGCTACTGTATTAGAAGAGTTCTTATACAAAAAATCTTCTCTAATTACCGGTCAAACGCAAGGAATTGTTGTCAATATACAAGGACGCTTTCCGAAAAAAAATGTGTATTGGCTGCCAAATGGGGTAGACTTAAGTTTTTATAATTTTGAAAACAGTAGCTCAAACTGGCGAAAGAAACAAGGCTTTTTGGAGGATGACTTTATTTTGATTTATGCCGGAATCATTGGTCATGCCCAAGGCCTGGAAGTTATACTAAATGCTGCTGATACTTTAAGACATGTGTCTCAAATTAAATTTGTTCTTGTGGGCAGTGGTCCTGAAAAAGATAAACTACTTGCATTAAAAGCCGAAAAATCTTTAAGCAATGTTTACTTTTTTGATGCTGTAACTAAAATTGAAATGCCTGAAATAGTTCAAGCAAGCGACGTATCCATTATTCCACTCAAAAAATTAGATCTTTTTAAAGGCGCCATTCCATCCAAAATTTTTGAAAACCTTGCTATGAAAAAAGCCATTTTACTTGGTGTAGAAGGCGAAGCCAAAACCCTTTTTATTGACGAAGGAAATTGCGGACTCGCCTTTGAACCCGAAAACGCCTTCGACCTTTCGCAGAAAATAATTACACTCCTTGAGAATAAACACTTACTAAAAAGTTACGGCGAAAATGGCTATAACTATGTAAAGCAAAAATTTACACGCGATATCATTGCTGAAAAATTTTGGAATTATTTAAATCAACATACAAATGAATAAAAGTGCCTTGCATAAAAATTTGCATTTTTATTTGTGTTGTGCCATTGCCTTTTTACTTTCCTTTAAATTGCTGGTACCGGTTATAATTATTTTATTAGTTGTTAACTGGCTGAGTGAAGGAAATTTTAAAACACGTTTTACTTCCATCGAAAGCAAAGCGATATTACTTCTATTTATTGCGCCATACTTGCTTTATTTAGTTGGGATGAGTTATACCACCAATATACATTATGGCCTTGCCGATTTGCAAACTAAACTCTCCTTGCTCCTGTTTCCTTTAATTTTTGCTACAACGAATTGGAGATCCGGTGAAAGAAATTCCGTTTTATTGGCTTTGTTAATTGGAGTTGTTAGCGCTTCACTTTTCTTGGTGATGCGGGCTTGTTATTTTTATTTTATTCAAGGTCTCAATTACTTTTTTTATGTTGATTTTTCATATTTCCTGCACCCCAGCTATTTTGGCTTGGCAATTAACCTAGTTATTTTACTTCTTCTTTCTCCACAAATTTTTAAACTTCCAATATACTTAAAAGTCGTTTTGATAGCCCTTTTAGTTGTAATAATTTTCTTACTCTCCTCTAAACTCGCATTGCTCTCAACCGTTTTAATTTTCATAGGATTTGGCATTCATTTTATTGTTAAAACCGGTCGATACAAAACAGGTATAGCCTTGTTACTTTTAACTATTGGTAGCACATTCATACTCATCAAATCTATTCCCGAATTGGAAGCGCGCATTCAAAACACGCTTCATACGCTTTCGGCTGACAATATTGACAAGAGTGATTCGGAAAGCAATGCCGTGAGGGTGTTAGTTTGGCATGCTGCAGCTGATGCTTTCAAACAAAATGGTTTTTTGGGCGTAGGCACAGGAGATGTAAAAGATGAGCTGTTTAAACACTATGAAAGACTTGGATACACAGGTGCTTTAGAACATAAATTAAATGCACATAATCAGTTTTTACAAACCGGTGTTGCATTGGGATATGTGGGTTTTGTTGCCCTACTTGCCTATTTTTTTATTCCAATAGTTGTTTCTTGGAAACAAAAAAATTATTTATTTCTCGCTTTT is a window encoding:
- a CDS encoding O-antigen ligase family protein, which gives rise to MNKSALHKNLHFYLCCAIAFLLSFKLLVPVIIILLVVNWLSEGNFKTRFTSIESKAILLLFIAPYLLYLVGMSYTTNIHYGLADLQTKLSLLLFPLIFATTNWRSGERNSVLLALLIGVVSASLFLVMRACYFYFIQGLNYFFYVDFSYFLHPSYFGLAINLVILLLLSPQIFKLPIYLKVVLIALLVVIIFLLSSKLALLSTVLIFIGFGIHFIVKTGRYKTGIALLLLTIGSTFILIKSIPELEARIQNTLHTLSADNIDKSDSESNAVRVLVWHAAADAFKQNGFLGVGTGDVKDELFKHYERLGYTGALEHKLNAHNQFLQTGVALGYVGFVALLAYFFIPIVVSWKQKNYLFLAFSLIVMLNCLTESMFEAEAGVIFISFFQSFLFFTSNKDLINFASKKL
- a CDS encoding glycosyltransferase family 4 protein; this translates as MKIVILTQYFPPEVGAPQNRLFELAVRLQRKGAEITVLTAMPNYPQMVIQSHYKGKFYCKEEIENIRVHRAWIFVSKSKSILLRLLNYFSFVFSSFWIGLFKLKRHDYLLCESPPLFLGISAYLLKKIKGSKLIFNVSDLWPESAEKLGLVTNKTFLNAATVLEEFLYKKSSLITGQTQGIVVNIQGRFPKKNVYWLPNGVDLSFYNFENSSSNWRKKQGFLEDDFILIYAGIIGHAQGLEVILNAADTLRHVSQIKFVLVGSGPEKDKLLALKAEKSLSNVYFFDAVTKIEMPEIVQASDVSIIPLKKLDLFKGAIPSKIFENLAMKKAILLGVEGEAKTLFIDEGNCGLAFEPENAFDLSQKIITLLENKHLLKSYGENGYNYVKQKFTRDIIAEKFWNYLNQHTNE